The region GATATGCCATCCACAATCGCTCCACTGATCTATGCGATCCCGATCCAGCTGCTCGCCTATCACACTGCGGTTTTCATGGGAACGGATGTGGACCAGCCACGCAACCTGGCGAAGTCTGTCACCGTCGAATAACTGCAGAATCCTGCAGCGAACGTGGTTTTCTCATCATGCAGACAGTCAATGTCGAGTTGAGACCCGACGCGACATACTTTCGACAGGATAGGCTTTAGAACGAGAGATCTGTCTTCCTGTCCAAAGGCCAGCTATCTTTCACCTATGAGATATCTTCTTGTCCTGCCACTCGCGGTTCTGGCTCTTGCCGGTTGTGAAACACGTTCAAAGTCTCCGAAGACGAGCCCGGAGCCTTCATTCTCCTCAACAACGGTTACCTATCCAGCAGGAGCACCAAGGATCGCATCTGACTTCCACAGCCATATCGGCGTCAATGGTGGAAGACGAAAGCAGATCCACCTGGGTATCGATATCAAGGGAAAGGTCGGTCAGAAAATTCTGGCCGCAGCTGATGGTGTTGTTCTGGAAGCATCAACTGAATCCTGTTGGGGTCCAACGATTGCCGTTGATCATGGTACCGGCGTGGATGGCAAGACAATCATCGCGCTCTACGGACATGTGGGAGACGCGCTCGTCAAGGCAGGAGACCGGATCAGGCGCGGCCAGCTCATCGCTAGGCTGTCGGATAACCAGAATGACTATCACTGCATCGGCGGTGCACGCCATCTGCATTTTCAGCTCGGTCAGGAATACAGACGTAAATCAGACAAAGGCACGAACTGGGGCTGGGGTTATTATCTCAAAGGCGGTCCGAAAGACATGCTGAACCCGCACAATTACTGGGCAGACGGTCCCAACAGGGTAACCTGCTTCCGTAAAGGGCAAACCTTCAAGCCGGGCACACTCACATATCCTGTTCCCTGCCTGTAGGCTTCAGGCTGTCGGCCGCGACAGAATAAACGTGGCCGCCCCGGCCATAACCGCAAAAACCACCATCCCCAGCAGAAGAGACGGGCTGACCGTAACCACGAAAATGATGAAGCCCGAGACAATGCCAATTATGGCAATGGTCTTGGCGCGAGAGCCAATTGCACCGTTCTCACGCCATTTCTTCACGGGTGGTCCGAACATCGGATGATTCAACAGCCAGGCCTCAAAACGGGGAGAGGAGCGCGCGAAGCAGGCGGCAGCCAGGAGCAGAAAAGGCGTCGTAGGCAGGACCGGCAGGACAATACCGAGCAACCCTGCTGCGACAGCCAGAAAACCGATACATAAAAAAACGATCCGCATCATTCAGCCTTTATGTCAGACAAAAGCGGCAAAAATCCTTGGGGATTAACTCCGTGGCACAGTTTTATCTCGCCACCAATAGACATTCGAGATAGTGTCGGGCTCCTGATTGAACAAGATCCAATAAGCACTACGTTATCAGAACCGGGTGTAGATCAATCCAGCTGAAAAGTGACGCGTCAACGGCCCATGAGTAAAAACGATACAACAAAAATAGGGTTCAGCACCCGCGTTCGGAACTATTTTCTGACCGGCCTTGTGATTGCCGCCCCCATCTCGATAACTGTCTATCTGACCTGGACTTTCATCCGCTGGGTTGATGACTGGGTAAAGCCATGGCTGCCGCCAATCTATAACCCAGACAATTATCTGCCATTCTCTCTTCCTGGCGTGGGCCTGATAACGGCATTTCTGGGCATAACACTTCTGGGTTTTCTCACAGCCAATCTCGTTGGCCGATCGATTCTCCAGTATGGCGAGATGATGCTCGGACGCATGCCTCTGGTCCGGAATATCTACAGCGCATTGAAGCAGATTTTCGAGACAGTTCTGTCCGAAAGAGGGCAATCTTTCCAGAATGCAGCGCTGATCGAATATCCACGCAGAGGCCTCTGGGCAATTGTTTTCATTTCCACAGAAACAAAAGGCGAGATCCTTGCCAAGGCCAGTGATGGTAATGGAGAGGACTTTGTCAGCGTCTTCCTGCCAACAACGCCGAACCCCACATCCGGCTTTCTGCTGTTTGTACCAGCCAGGGATGTGAAGGTGCTGGATATGTCTGTCGAAGAAGCTGCCAAACTGATCATCTCAGCTGGTCTGGTCAGTCCGGATTACGAGGAAGAGGCAGATTCCGGTGTATTGGACACGCCACCTCATATGGTTTCTGAAAAGGTCAGTATCGGTAACGGCTGACAGCCTTTCATACAGCAGTACGGTTATGGGAGAGGGGAATGGATCGTTTCTCTGATCTGACGCGCCGGATCGCCGGTCGCACCACAAATGCCTGGCATATCTACCACCAGGCCGTTCACCGCCAGATGAAGGGTGAGCGCGTGATCAATCTCGCTGTTGGAGATCCTGATCTCGAAACGCCCGATCTCATAAAGCGCAGCGCAAAAGCCGCGCTTGACGCAGGCTATACGCATTATGAGGAGCCAGCAGGCAACCCGATACTGAGGCAGGCGATTGCGGCCTTTCAGTCAGATTTGAGCGGCCAGAGCCTCGCCGAGGAAAATATTTGCGTCTTCTCCGGTGGGCAAAATGCGCTGTTTGCTGCAGCTCTCTGCCTGTTTGATGCCGGTGATGAAGTTATAGCGCCAGACCCGTGCTATGTAACTTATGAAGGGGTGATCCGGGCCAGCGGCGCACAGATGGTGCAAGTGCCCCTCGATGCTGCAAGCGGCTTTTCCCTCGATATTGCCGCTATGGAAAGTGCGATTACGCCCAAAACCCGTGGACTTCTTGTCAACTTCCCGAACAACCCCACAGGAGCCGGCATTGGCCCTGATGAGGCTCGGGAGCTGGTCGCACTGGCCCGCCGCCATGACCTCTGGATCATCTCCGACGAGGTCTACGCGACAATCCTGTTTGACGGCGATTTCACCAGCCCAACACATGTTGCAGACGGATATGACAAGATTGCCGTGGTCAATTCCATGTCCAAGTCCCATGCCATGACCGGCTGGCGCGTGGGCTGGCTGGCGGGACCAGCCGACCTGATCCTCCATGTGACTGCCTTGTCATCCTGCATGATCTTTGGCTGCGCTTCATTCTCCCAGCAGGCAGCCCTGACGGCTCTGACTGAAGGGCTCGGAGAGATTGAAACGTTCCGGCAGATCTTCAAGGCTCGTCGGGATGCCTTCTGCGATATACTTGAAACCATCCCCGGTCTTGGTGTGTTCCGGCCCGTCGCCGGGATGTTCATCATTCTTGATATCGCTGCATCAGGCCTGTCCCCGACAGATTTCGCCCAGACACTGCTCGACGAGCACGATGTGGCAGTTCTGCCCGGACCTGCCTTCGGCGACAGCCTCTCAACTCATGTGCGTGTCAGCCTGATGGCAGACGAACAAGCCCTGAAGGAATCTGCCCGGAAAATCGGTCTGGTGATGAGTAAAACCAGCGCTTAATCAGTCCTGTTTGCCCGTTCTCCAAAACAACCGGAAGAACCAGAGCGTCAGGGCAGGGTCAGCGACAAGTGCCAGCCACAGATAGGGACCAGTGTCTAAGGTTAGAGCGGCCCATGCTGCGGCTAGTGCCTGCCCGCAGAACCAGGTGGCAAAGCCCAGCAAAAGGGCCCGCTGGAACGCAATATTGCGAAAGGCGCAGATAGTCAGCACCAACAGCGCCGCACTCGCGGAAGCCCCGTAGCGCTTCAGTGTAACGTCAGCGGCATCCTCCGGAGCTATGCCCAGCAGAGATGCAGTCCATTGAGCGGGGAAGAAGCCAAACAGCAAGACCGCAGCCCCAATACCAAAGCCACCAAACAAGAGCGAGTATTTCACAAGCACGACAGAATCCCCTGACGGATAGCCCCTGATAGGCAACACTTAAGGGTGTTCGAAGCGCACCCGTTTGGCAAGCTTGCCCTTAGACGAATATTTCAAGTGAAATGAAATAAAACTAAGGGTAGGAAAATGGCTAAGTTTTCATTAGAAAAATCATGTCAATCGAAATGACTTAGCCGGAATGTAAAAGCCGTATCGTTTCATCCCGGCGGAACAGATAGAGCAACATGCGCAGAGCCTTGCCGCGTTCGCTCTCCAGAGATGGATCCTTCATCAGGATCAGACGCGCATCGTCGCGTGCTGCTTCCATCAGCTCCCCATGGAACTCTGCCAGAGCCATACGAAAACCGGGCATACCCGATTGGCGGATACCAAGAACATCACCCTCACCACGCAATTTCAGATCTTCTTCAGCAATGCGGAAGCCGTCTTCCGTCTCTCGCATCACAGACAGGCGGGCTTGCGAGACCTCGCCAAGAGGCGTCTTGTAGAGCAAAAGACAGGTAGAGGACGCACTGCCGCGCCCCACACGTCCGCGCAGCTGATGGAGCTGGGCCAGGCCAAACCGTTCCGCATGCTCGATCACCATAATCGTCGCATCCGGCACATCAACGCCCACCTCAATCACCGTGGTGGAGACGAGAACGCGAATATCACCGGTCTGGAACCGTCGCATTTCCTCATCTTTCTGTTGCGCCTTCATGCGTCCGTGCACCAGACCAACCTGATCTCCCAGCAGAGGCTGCAGGGCAGCAAAGCGGTCTTCAGCAGACGTCAAATCAATGAGTTCCGATTCCTCCACAAGCGGGCAGACCCAATAGATCTTGGCACCTTCAGCAACAGCACGTGCCACGCGATGCATCACTTCCTCGACCCGGTCCAGCGATACGGTTCGCGTTTCAATAGGCAGACGCCCGGCAGGCTTTTCCATCAGTTTTGACACATCCATATCGCCGAAATAGGTGAGAACCAGCGTCCGTGGAATCGGCGTTGCAGTCATCACCAGAAGGTCAGAATCCTGTCCCTTGTTACTGAGTGCCAACCGCTGATGAACACCGAAACGGTGCTGCTCATCCACCACTGCCAGCCCCAGATCCCTGAACGCCACATCGGACTGGAACACAGCATGTGTCCCGATCAGAATATCAAGCTCACCCTTTTCAAGCTGGTTCAGGATCCTGGTCCGTGCACTGCCTTTTTCACGCCCTGTGAGAACAGCAACCGACAGCCCGGCCGCCTCACAAAGCGGTTCCAGAGATCGCATATGCTGGCGTGCCAGGAGTTCCGTTGGCGCCATCAGGGCAGCCTGTGAACCGCTTTCCACCACAGCAGCCATCGCCATCAGGGCCACCATGGTCTTGCCAGACCCCACATCACCCTGAACCAGCCGGATCATCTTCCTGTCGCTGGCGAGATCGGCTTCAATCTCCTGAATGGTCTCGGACTGACTTCCAGTGAGACTGAAGGGCAGGGCAGCAAGGATCTTGTTCTTGATGTGCCCCTCAAACCGGCGAATCTTGCCACGGGTTACCCGCATGGTCTGCCTGACAAGCCCCAATGCCAACTGGGAGGCCAGATATTCGTCATATGCAAGGCGCTTCCAGGCAGCAGAACCAGGATCAAGGTCGTTCGCATCTTCTGGCCTGTGCAAATGCGCCAGAGCGGCAGCAAACGAAAGCGCCCCATTTCGTTGAAGCCAGGCCTGATCCTGCCACTCCGGGAAGTCCGGCACGCTCTCAAGCGCTGCCCTTATTGCCTTGCCGAGAACCTTGCCTGAAATACCCTTGGTCAACGGATAAACCGGCTCAATCAGGGGAAGCGCGTGAAATTCTTCTTCCGTGACCATGTGATCAGGATGCACCATCTGTGGTGCGCCGTTAAACCACTCCACCCGACTGGACACATACCGCGTCTCCCCGACAGGCAACGAACGTTCCAGCCAGCTCTGCTTTGCATGGAAGAAGACCAGTGTGATTTCGCCCGTCTCATCATGGGCAGAAACCTTGTAGGGAACGCGTGGCAAGTGGCGCGGTGTCGGCTGGTGCCGATCAATCCGCACTTTCAAGGTCACAATGGAATTGTGAGGAGCCTGCGCAATACCTGGCTGCCTGCGCCGGTCCACAAGGCCGGACGGCATATGCAGCATGAGATCAATCAGTGTCGCAGGACCACTTGCTTCCTGACCCAGCAGGAGCTTCGACAGGGTCAGTTCAATCTTGGGACCAACCCCCTGCAGCACCGAGATCGGTCGAAACAGATCATTCAACAGGTCCGGGCGCATGGGCTAATCCTTGATTGTCGTGATCAAATAACCGATCGGGTGCTGACAGCGGCGCGTATCATGCGTATATCTTCGCCCGACCAAATCAGTTGAGATTGATCCGAGAGTCATACAATGTTCGGCACCACACGCTCAAGCGACGGTTTGGATGATCGTCGCAAACGTATTCTCTACAGGGCCTGGCACAGAGGCACCCGCGAAATGGATCTGTTCCTGGGTCGCTTCGCGGATGTGGCGCTGGAAGCCATGACCGATGAAGAACTGGATGTGTTCGAGACATTGATGAATGCGGCAGATCAGGATCTCACCACATGGGTAACGGGCAAGAACCCGATCCCGCCGACTTATGATACGCCGCTGTTTCATCGCATTCTGGATTTTGCCAAGGCCAATCCCGTAACGGACTGATTGACTTCCATGACGATTGCTCTGCCGCAGGACCTGTTTCGGATTTCAAACGGGATCACCTTCTCAAGCGTTCCCGATGGGGCCGAAGCGCGCATGCTCGCCCAGCTGGCTCTGCATGGCCGGGGCGCGTGCTTTGTTGCGCGCGACAGCCAGCGAACCGCACAGATAGCTCAGGCCCTCAGATTCTACGCACCAGAGCTGACTGTTCTGGATTTCCCTGCCTGGGATTGTCTGCCCTATGACCGTGTGTCACCCAACGCCGACATCATGGCACGGCGCATGACCACGCTCAGCCGTCTGTCGGAGAATGAAAACCTGCCGGACAATCTGATTATTCTCACAACGGCCAATGCAATCATCCAGAAAGTTCCGGGGCAGAGCGCAATCAGGCAACGGGCCTGGTCAGCGGCAGCCGGAAATGTCATCGAGATGGATGATGTGGTCCGCTGGCTGGAGGATAATGGCTTCACCAGAACTCCAACCGTGAGGGAAAGTGGAGAATACGCGGTCCGTGGTGGCATTCTTGATCTCTTCGCGCCGGGGAAACCAGAGCCGATCAGGCTGGATTTCTTCGGTGATACACTTGAATCGATCCGCACCTTTGACGCGGAAACCCAGCGGACAATCGGCCAAGTTCCAAGCGTAGACCTGATTGCTGCCGGTGAAGCCATCCTTGATGAAGACTCAATCAAACGGTTCAGGCGCGCTTATGTGAAGGCCTTTGGCGCAGCCCAGAAGGATGATGCACTCTACCAGGCCATTTCAGAAGGCCGCCGCTATGCGGGTATGGAGCACTGGCTCGGTTTCCTTAGCGATGATCTGGTTCCATTCTCAACCTTCCTTGGGGAAAGACCAATCATCCTTGATCACCTGGGAGAAGACGCCGTTGCTGAGCGGCTGGATCAGATCAAGGACCATTATGAAGCCCGGCTCGATTCTCTGGAGCGGGATCAGACCGGCCTTGTCCCTTACAAGCCGGCGCCGCCAGAGAGCCTCTTTCTGCGCGAGGAAGACTGGAAAGCGCTTCTGGCGGACCATCCCAATGTTACCCTCTCTCGATTGGCCGTACCGGAGACTAACGATCGCCCGGTTCATGATTTCGCCGGACGGCAAGGCCGATCCTTTGCAGCGGAGCGAACCGCCGGTGACGTCAACGTCTTTGACGCACTGATTGAGCACCTCTCAACGCTGAGGAAAACCGGCTCCCGTGTGATTATCGCCTGTTGGTCTGAGGGAACCCGAGAGCGTATGGCTCAGGTTCTGGCAGACCATGGCCTTGAGCGCCTGAAGCCGATTGATAGCTGGGAAGGTCTGGACAGCCTTGAGAAGGGCATGACAGCTCTTGCAGTTCTGCAGGTGGAAAGCGGATTTCTGTTTGACGGAACAGCAGTTATTGCGGAGCAGGATATTCTCGGTGACCGGCTGGTTCGACAACGTAAAAAACGCAAAAAGGCCTCTGAATTCCTCACCGAAGCCACATCGCTCTCGGAAGGAGACCTGATCGTCCATGTGGAACACGGTGTCGGACGCTTTGTCGGCCTGAAAACCATTGAAGCTGCAGGCGCACCCCATGACTGTCTTGAACTGGTCTATCATGGCGGCGACAAACTGTTTCTGCCGGTTGAAAACATCGAACTGCTGTCCCGCTATGGCTCGGAAGATACAGAAGCCCAGCTCGATAAGCTTGGCGGTGTTGCCTGGCAGGCCAAGAAAGCAAAACTCAAGCAGCGCATCCGCGAGATTGCCGATAACCTGATCAAGGTAGCTGCAGCCCGTGCCCTGAAAACCGCTCCCAAG is a window of Coralliovum pocilloporae DNA encoding:
- a CDS encoding M23 family metallopeptidase yields the protein MRYLLVLPLAVLALAGCETRSKSPKTSPEPSFSSTTVTYPAGAPRIASDFHSHIGVNGGRRKQIHLGIDIKGKVGQKILAAADGVVLEASTESCWGPTIAVDHGTGVDGKTIIALYGHVGDALVKAGDRIRRGQLIARLSDNQNDYHCIGGARHLHFQLGQEYRRKSDKGTNWGWGYYLKGGPKDMLNPHNYWADGPNRVTCFRKGQTFKPGTLTYPVPCL
- a CDS encoding YbaN family protein, with protein sequence MRIVFLCIGFLAVAAGLLGIVLPVLPTTPFLLLAAACFARSSPRFEAWLLNHPMFGPPVKKWRENGAIGSRAKTIAIIGIVSGFIIFVVTVSPSLLLGMVVFAVMAGAATFILSRPTA
- a CDS encoding DUF502 domain-containing protein, giving the protein MSKNDTTKIGFSTRVRNYFLTGLVIAAPISITVYLTWTFIRWVDDWVKPWLPPIYNPDNYLPFSLPGVGLITAFLGITLLGFLTANLVGRSILQYGEMMLGRMPLVRNIYSALKQIFETVLSERGQSFQNAALIEYPRRGLWAIVFISTETKGEILAKASDGNGEDFVSVFLPTTPNPTSGFLLFVPARDVKVLDMSVEEAAKLIISAGLVSPDYEEEADSGVLDTPPHMVSEKVSIGNG
- a CDS encoding pyridoxal phosphate-dependent aminotransferase, with the translated sequence MDRFSDLTRRIAGRTTNAWHIYHQAVHRQMKGERVINLAVGDPDLETPDLIKRSAKAALDAGYTHYEEPAGNPILRQAIAAFQSDLSGQSLAEENICVFSGGQNALFAAALCLFDAGDEVIAPDPCYVTYEGVIRASGAQMVQVPLDAASGFSLDIAAMESAITPKTRGLLVNFPNNPTGAGIGPDEARELVALARRHDLWIISDEVYATILFDGDFTSPTHVADGYDKIAVVNSMSKSHAMTGWRVGWLAGPADLILHVTALSSCMIFGCASFSQQAALTALTEGLGEIETFRQIFKARRDAFCDILETIPGLGVFRPVAGMFIILDIAASGLSPTDFAQTLLDEHDVAVLPGPAFGDSLSTHVRVSLMADEQALKESARKIGLVMSKTSA
- the recG gene encoding ATP-dependent DNA helicase RecG, translated to MRPDLLNDLFRPISVLQGVGPKIELTLSKLLLGQEASGPATLIDLMLHMPSGLVDRRRQPGIAQAPHNSIVTLKVRIDRHQPTPRHLPRVPYKVSAHDETGEITLVFFHAKQSWLERSLPVGETRYVSSRVEWFNGAPQMVHPDHMVTEEEFHALPLIEPVYPLTKGISGKVLGKAIRAALESVPDFPEWQDQAWLQRNGALSFAAALAHLHRPEDANDLDPGSAAWKRLAYDEYLASQLALGLVRQTMRVTRGKIRRFEGHIKNKILAALPFSLTGSQSETIQEIEADLASDRKMIRLVQGDVGSGKTMVALMAMAAVVESGSQAALMAPTELLARQHMRSLEPLCEAAGLSVAVLTGREKGSARTRILNQLEKGELDILIGTHAVFQSDVAFRDLGLAVVDEQHRFGVHQRLALSNKGQDSDLLVMTATPIPRTLVLTYFGDMDVSKLMEKPAGRLPIETRTVSLDRVEEVMHRVARAVAEGAKIYWVCPLVEESELIDLTSAEDRFAALQPLLGDQVGLVHGRMKAQQKDEEMRRFQTGDIRVLVSTTVIEVGVDVPDATIMVIEHAERFGLAQLHQLRGRVGRGSASSTCLLLYKTPLGEVSQARLSVMRETEDGFRIAEEDLKLRGEGDVLGIRQSGMPGFRMALAEFHGELMEAARDDARLILMKDPSLESERGKALRMLLYLFRRDETIRLLHSG
- a CDS encoding succinate dehydrogenase assembly factor 2; its protein translation is MFGTTRSSDGLDDRRKRILYRAWHRGTREMDLFLGRFADVALEAMTDEELDVFETLMNAADQDLTTWVTGKNPIPPTYDTPLFHRILDFAKANPVTD
- the mfd gene encoding transcription-repair coupling factor, which produces MTIALPQDLFRISNGITFSSVPDGAEARMLAQLALHGRGACFVARDSQRTAQIAQALRFYAPELTVLDFPAWDCLPYDRVSPNADIMARRMTTLSRLSENENLPDNLIILTTANAIIQKVPGQSAIRQRAWSAAAGNVIEMDDVVRWLEDNGFTRTPTVRESGEYAVRGGILDLFAPGKPEPIRLDFFGDTLESIRTFDAETQRTIGQVPSVDLIAAGEAILDEDSIKRFRRAYVKAFGAAQKDDALYQAISEGRRYAGMEHWLGFLSDDLVPFSTFLGERPIILDHLGEDAVAERLDQIKDHYEARLDSLERDQTGLVPYKPAPPESLFLREEDWKALLADHPNVTLSRLAVPETNDRPVHDFAGRQGRSFAAERTAGDVNVFDALIEHLSTLRKTGSRVIIACWSEGTRERMAQVLADHGLERLKPIDSWEGLDSLEKGMTALAVLQVESGFLFDGTAVIAEQDILGDRLVRQRKKRKKASEFLTEATSLSEGDLIVHVEHGVGRFVGLKTIEAAGAPHDCLELVYHGGDKLFLPVENIELLSRYGSEDTEAQLDKLGGVAWQAKKAKLKQRIREIADNLIKVAAARALKTAPKILAPEGVYDEFAARFPFEETDDQLNAIDSIFEDLSSGRPMDRLICGDVGFGKTEVALRAAFLAAMSGRQVAVVVPTTLLARQHYRTFAERFSGLPINVAQASRLVGSSELSKTKKGVADGTVDIVIGTHALLGKSISFRDLGLLIIDEEQHFGVKHKERLKELKSDVHVLTLSATPIPRTLQLALTGVRELSLIATPPVDRLAVRTFFSPFDPLIVREALLRERYRGGQSFYVCPRVSDLAETRAFLEEHVPEVKVAVAHGQMPAGELDDIMNAFYEGKYDVLLSTTIVESGIDIPTANTLIVHRADMFGLAQLYQLRGRVGRSKVRAYSLFTVPARKKLTVTAERRLKVLQSLDTLGAGFQLASHDMDIRGAGNLLGEEQSGHIKEVGYELYQQMLEEAVASLKAGDGFELEEQWSPQITVGTPVMIPEVYVPDLQLRLGLYKRLSDLTEPGDIDAFGAELIDRFGPLPEEVDHLLKIVFVKGLCRKANVEKIDAGPKGIVVTFRNGEYANPVGLVRFITEQGTLAKIRPDQKLVLMRDWPTPEKRLKGTAVILSRLAKMAEESDAAA